The following are encoded in a window of Microcaecilia unicolor chromosome 14, aMicUni1.1, whole genome shotgun sequence genomic DNA:
- the LOC115457071 gene encoding olfactory receptor 1F1-like, which translates to MAYDRFAAICKPLHYPLLMNKKNCILLAASSWTAGFMDMIPVVDFISHYSFCTSNEINHFFCDPNALLKLSCSDTHNFEMLALYEGIFMAVSPFLFTLSSYAFIISTILKISSSEGRRKAFSTCSSHLTVVILFYGTVICIYISPSSMFSSEQDKIFALLYTVFIPMLNPFIYSMRNREVKNALRNLIFRKQNGRKQGRIVAI; encoded by the coding sequence ATGGCCTATGATCGGTTTGCAGCAATATGTAAACCTCTACATTACCCACTCCTTATGAACAAAAAGAATTGCATTTTACTTGCAGCTTCTTCCTGGACAGCTGGTTTTATGGATATGATTCCTGTAGTAGATTTTATATCCCATTACTCCTTTTGTACTTCCAATGAGAttaaccatttcttctgtgaTCCCAATGCACTGCTAAAACTCTCCTGCAGTGATACACACAACTTTGAAATGCTAGCACTTTATGAAGGGATTTTTATGGCTGTCTCCCCCTTTCTATTTACCCTTTCATCCTACGCCTTTATCATTTCCACCATACTGAAAATCAGCTCTTCTGAAGGGAGGCGCAaggccttctccacctgctcctcccacctCACTGTTGTTATTCTGTTTTATGGCACTGTTATATGCATCTATATAAGCCCAAGTTCAATGTTTTCATCAGAGCAAGATAAAATATTTGCCCTTCTGTACACAGTATTCATTCCCATGCTAAACCCTTTCATTTATAGCATGAGAAATCGAGAAGTAAAAAATGCACTGCGAAATCTCATCTTTAGAAAGCAAAATGGAAGGAAGCAAGGTAGAATCGTTGCCATCTGA
- the LOC115457073 gene encoding olfactory receptor 1F1-like: protein MAYDRFVAICKPLHYPLLMNKRNCILLAASSWTVGCLDMIPLVDFVSHYSFCASKEINHFYCDLNALVKLSCSDTHNFELLALYEGIFMGVTPFLLTLSSYAFIISTILKISSSEGRHKAFSTCSSHLTVVVLFYGTVICIYTSPSSMFSSEQDKMFALLYTVFIPMLNPFIYSMRNQEVKNALRNLIFRKQ, encoded by the coding sequence ATGGCCTATGATCGGTTTGTAGCAATATGTAAACCTCTACATTACCCACTCCTCATGAACAAAAGGAACTGCATTTTACTTGCAGCTTCTTCCTGGACAGTGGGTTGTTTAGATATGATTCCTTTAGTAGATTTTGTATCCCATTACTCCTTTTGTGCTTCCAAGGAGATTAACCATTTCTACTGTGACCTCAACGCACTGGTAAAACTCTCCTGCAGTGATACGCACAACTTTGAATTACTAGCACTTTATGAAGGGATTTTTATGGGTGTCACCCCCTTTCTACTTACCCTTTCATCCTACGCCTTTATCATTTCCACCATACTGAAAATCAGCTCTTCTGAAGGAAGACACAAGGCCTTCTCCACCTGTTCCTCCCACCTCACTGTTGTTGTTCTGTTTTATGGCACTGTTATATGTATCTATACGAGTCCAAGTTCAATGTTTTCATCAGAGCAAGATAAAATGTTTGCCCTTCTGTACACGGTGTTCATTCCCATGCTAAACCCCTTCATTTATAGCATGAGAAATCAAGAAGTAAAAAATGCACTGAGAAATCTCATCTTTAGAAAGCAATAG
- the LOC115457074 gene encoding olfactory receptor 13F1-like — MNMKTIKGENETSATGFIILGFSNQSRLHVFIYAIVLPAYVISMLGNIGFLVLMFSDHHLHKPMYFFLCNLSFVDIWNTTVTVSTLLQSLLKGKTFISFSSCMTQLYLIIIALSTEFWLLTAMAYDRFVAICKPLHYPLLMNKRNCILLAASSWTAGCLDMIPLVDFVSHYSFCASNEINHFYCDINALLKLSCSDTHNFELLALYEGIFMGVTPFLLTLSSYAFIISTILKISSSEGRHKAFSTCSSHLTVVVLFYGTVICIYMSPSSMFSSEQDKMFALLYTVFIPMLNPFIYSMRNQEVKNALRNLIFRKQ; from the coding sequence ATGAACATGAAAACCATAAAGGGAGAGAATGAGACATCAGCCACAGGATTCATCATTTTGGGCTTCTCTAACCAATCTCGCCTGCATGTCTTCATTTACGCAATAGTTTTACCAGCCTACGTCATCTCGATGCTGGGAAATATTGGGTTCTTAGTATTAAtgttctctgaccatcatctccacaaacccatgtacttcttcctctgCAACTTATCCTTTGTAGATATttggaacaccacagtcactgtCTCTACGTTGCTACAAAGCCTTTTAAAGGGGAAGacctttatttcattttcttcatGTATGACACAGCTTTACCTAATCATAATTGCTTTAAGTACAGAATTCTGGCTTCTCACAGCCATGGCCTACGATCGGTTTGTAGCAATATGTAAACCTCTACATTACCCACTCCTCATGAACAAAAGGAACTGCATTTTACTTGCAGCTTCTTCCTGGACAGCGGGTTGTTTAGATATGATTCCTTTAGTAGATTTTGTATCCCATTACTCCTTTTGTGCTTCCAATGAGATTAACCATTTCTACTGTGACATCAACGCACTGCTAAAACTCTCCTGCAGTGATACGCACAACTTTGAATTACTAGCACTTTATGAAGGGATTTTTATGGGTGTCACCCCCTTTCTACTTACCCTTTCATCCTACGCCTTTATCATTTCCACCATACTGAAAATCAGCTCTTCTGAAGGAAGACACAaggccttctccacctgctcctcccacctCACTGTTGTTGTTCTGTTTTATGGCACTGTTATATGCATCTATATGAGTCCAAGTTCAATGTTTTCATCAGAGCAAGATAAAATGTTTGCCCTTCTGTACACGGTGTTCATTCCCATGCTAAACCCCTTCATTTATAGCATGAGAAATCAAGAAGTAAAAAATGCACTGAGAAATCTCATCTTTAGAAAGCAATAG